A genomic window from Megalobrama amblycephala isolate DHTTF-2021 linkage group LG2, ASM1881202v1, whole genome shotgun sequence includes:
- the plpp1a gene encoding phospholipid phosphatase 1 isoform X1 produces the protein MFETRGIPFMVLDIACLILAGLPLAAFNLGKIKPYQRGFFCNDESISYPFHSSTVTSTVLYTVGFTLPICSMIIGECLSVYLNRIKSKSLCNSYVACIYKAIGTFVFGAAMSQSLTDIAKYSIGRLRPHFLDVCKPDWTQINCTGGAYIEDFICTGDSTKVNEGRLSFYSGHSSFSMYCMLFLALYLQARMQAEWARLLRPTLQFFLIAASVYTGLSRVSDYKHHWSDVLTGLIQGAIVAVLVVFFVSDFFKNKVEPQKEAEIPHTTLQETPTNGNHYENPN, from the exons ATGTTCGAAACCAGAGGAATCCCCTTTATGGTGCTTGACATCGCGTGCCTAATACTCG CCGGCCTTCCACTTGCAGCGTTTAACCTGGGTAAAATCAAACCGTATCAGCGGGGCTTTTTCTGTAATGATGAGAGCATCAGCTATCCCTTCCACAGCAGCACAGTCACCTCCACTGTGCTCTACACAGTGGGCTTCACACTTCCCATATGTAGT ATGATCATAGGGGAGTGCCTTTCAGTCTATCTAAACCGCATCAAATCAAAGTCTCTCTGCAACAGTTATGTGGCCTGTATCTATAAGGCCATTGGCACCTTTGTGTTTGGTGCCGCCATGAGCCAATCACTCACTGACATTGCCAAGTATTCCATTGGCCGACTGCGGCCACACTTCCTGGATGTGTGCAAACCGGACTGGACGCAGATCAACTGCACAGGAGGGGCTTATATCGAGGATTTCATCTGTACTGGGGACTCAACCAAGGTCAATGAGGGAAG ACTCTCGTTCTACTCGGGTCACTCCTCTTTCTCCATGTACTGCATGTTGTTCCTGGCA CTTTATCTTCAAGCAAGAATGCAAGCTGAATGGGCACGGCTCCTTCGACCCACGCTCCAGTTCTTCCTGATCGCCGCCTCCGTCTATACAGGACTGTCCCGTGTCTCAGACTACAAACACCACTGGAGTGATGTACTCACAGGCCTCATACAAGGAGCTATCGTGGCTGTACTAGTG GTTTTCTTTGTGTCGGATTTCTTCAAAAACAAAGTTGAACCTCAGAAAGAGGCTGAGATCCCACACACCACCTTACAAGAAACACCTACGAATGGAAATCATTACGAGAACCCAAACTAA
- the plpp1a gene encoding phospholipid phosphatase 1 isoform X2 — protein sequence MFETRGIPFMVLDIACLILVGLPFAILTIQHKTFKRGFFCNDDSINYPYKEDTISYQLLGGVMIPITVLTMIIGECLSVYLNRIKSKSLCNSYVACIYKAIGTFVFGAAMSQSLTDIAKYSIGRLRPHFLDVCKPDWTQINCTGGAYIEDFICTGDSTKVNEGRLSFYSGHSSFSMYCMLFLALYLQARMQAEWARLLRPTLQFFLIAASVYTGLSRVSDYKHHWSDVLTGLIQGAIVAVLVVFFVSDFFKNKVEPQKEAEIPHTTLQETPTNGNHYENPN from the exons ATGTTCGAAACCAGAGGAATCCCCTTTATGGTGCTTGACATCGCGTGCCTAATACTCG TTGGACTCCCATTTGCAATACTCACAATACAACACAAAACATTCAAACGAGGATTTTTCTGTAACGATGACTCTATCAACTACCCATATAAAGAAGACACCATTTCCTATCAGTTATTAGGAGGAGTAATGATTCCTATCACTGTGCTTACT ATGATCATAGGGGAGTGCCTTTCAGTCTATCTAAACCGCATCAAATCAAAGTCTCTCTGCAACAGTTATGTGGCCTGTATCTATAAGGCCATTGGCACCTTTGTGTTTGGTGCCGCCATGAGCCAATCACTCACTGACATTGCCAAGTATTCCATTGGCCGACTGCGGCCACACTTCCTGGATGTGTGCAAACCGGACTGGACGCAGATCAACTGCACAGGAGGGGCTTATATCGAGGATTTCATCTGTACTGGGGACTCAACCAAGGTCAATGAGGGAAG ACTCTCGTTCTACTCGGGTCACTCCTCTTTCTCCATGTACTGCATGTTGTTCCTGGCA CTTTATCTTCAAGCAAGAATGCAAGCTGAATGGGCACGGCTCCTTCGACCCACGCTCCAGTTCTTCCTGATCGCCGCCTCCGTCTATACAGGACTGTCCCGTGTCTCAGACTACAAACACCACTGGAGTGATGTACTCACAGGCCTCATACAAGGAGCTATCGTGGCTGTACTAGTG GTTTTCTTTGTGTCGGATTTCTTCAAAAACAAAGTTGAACCTCAGAAAGAGGCTGAGATCCCACACACCACCTTACAAGAAACACCTACGAATGGAAATCATTACGAGAACCCAAACTAA